In one Pseudarthrobacter sp. NBSH8 genomic region, the following are encoded:
- a CDS encoding TetR/AcrR family transcriptional regulator, with protein sequence MGTNAVNTGEQMDRQSRILEAALDLLSRHGISGVSMRAVAREAGVALGLVNYYYDDKTSLIRAALRRVDEHDLLLVAPDPLSAPEEQLRQALRRVAAADLLTTRYLSLRLHLWALAQADEGYAQINAEAFDRYLDGLAALVSNAQPGLSWEACRERAADIVVIQNGMWLTTLLGVDEASIQRSIARTEQIAFAPLQE encoded by the coding sequence ATGGGGACCAATGCCGTGAACACCGGCGAACAGATGGACAGGCAGTCGCGTATTCTCGAGGCGGCGCTGGATCTGCTGTCCCGCCACGGGATCTCGGGTGTGAGCATGCGGGCCGTGGCCCGCGAAGCCGGCGTCGCGCTCGGCCTGGTGAACTACTACTACGACGACAAGACGAGCCTGATACGGGCAGCCCTGCGCCGGGTCGACGAGCACGACCTTCTGCTGGTGGCGCCCGACCCGTTGTCAGCCCCGGAGGAACAACTGCGCCAGGCCTTGCGGCGGGTGGCAGCCGCTGACCTGTTGACCACCCGCTATCTGTCCCTGCGCCTGCACCTTTGGGCCCTCGCCCAAGCGGACGAGGGCTATGCACAGATCAACGCCGAAGCCTTCGACCGCTATCTCGACGGACTCGCTGCACTGGTTTCCAACGCCCAACCCGGCCTCTCCTGGGAGGCCTGCCGGGAGCGGGCGGCTGACATTGTCGTCATCCAAAACGGCATGTGGCTGACGACGCTTCTCGGCGTTGATGAGGCTTCCATCCAGAGAAGTATCGCCCGCACGGAACAAATCGCCTTCGCGCCGCTTCAGGAGTAA
- a CDS encoding VWA domain-containing protein: MSVHNRSRYSRYRGGPDPLAPPVDLAEALDAVAEDVMAGYSPRHALQEYLRRGGRSREGLDDLAGRVQQRRKDLLGRHKLDGTLNEVRKLLDTAVLEERKQLARDAMMDNTDRSFREMQLQNLPRSTAAAVNELASYDWQSSTASEAFERIKDLLGREVLDQRFAGMKQALENATDEDRAAVNEMLQDLNGLLDKHRRGEDTDADFQNFMAKHGHYFPENPQSVDELIDALAQRAAAAQRMLQSMSKEQREELMNLSAQAFGSPQLMAQLGQLDDNLRALRPGEDWTGSERFEGEEGLGLGDGTGMLQDLAELDELSEQLSQSYNGSSLDDLDLDALARQLGQDAAVTARTLAEIERAMHDGGYLQRGADGDLRLSPQSMRRLGRALLRDTAKQLSSRQGRRDTRVAGAAGEQTGSSRPWEFGDAEPWDVTRTITNAIRRTIADGGDPGSGLRLAADDIEVAETEARTQAAVVLLVDVSFSMAAQGRWMPMKRTALALHHLISTRFRGDRLQLITFGRYAQTTDIGELTALPPFQNKGTNLHHGLLLAGRFFRKHPSMQPVLLVVTDGEPTAHLLADGETWFDYPPDPETIRITVAELDRLGRAGTQVTFFRLGADPGLERFIQRMARRVGGRVVAPETDDLGAAVVGEYLRAHFRGGPFGDADWVK, from the coding sequence ATGAGCGTTCACAACCGGTCCAGGTACAGCCGGTACAGGGGCGGACCGGATCCGCTCGCGCCGCCGGTGGACCTGGCGGAAGCGCTTGACGCCGTGGCCGAGGACGTCATGGCCGGCTACTCACCCCGGCACGCTCTGCAGGAGTACCTGCGCCGCGGCGGCCGCAGCCGCGAAGGCCTGGACGACCTCGCCGGCCGCGTCCAGCAGCGCCGCAAGGACCTCCTGGGCCGGCACAAGCTGGACGGCACCCTGAACGAAGTCCGGAAGCTGCTGGACACCGCGGTGCTGGAGGAGCGCAAACAGCTGGCCCGCGACGCGATGATGGACAACACCGACCGGTCCTTCCGGGAGATGCAGCTGCAGAACCTGCCCCGGTCCACGGCGGCAGCGGTCAACGAACTGGCCTCCTACGACTGGCAGTCATCGACAGCCAGCGAGGCGTTCGAACGGATCAAGGACCTGCTGGGCCGCGAAGTCCTTGACCAGCGGTTCGCCGGCATGAAGCAGGCACTCGAGAACGCCACCGACGAGGACCGTGCGGCCGTCAACGAAATGCTGCAGGACCTCAACGGGCTCCTCGACAAACACCGGCGCGGCGAGGACACCGACGCGGACTTCCAGAACTTCATGGCAAAACACGGCCACTACTTTCCCGAGAATCCACAGTCCGTCGACGAACTGATCGACGCCCTCGCCCAGCGCGCGGCCGCAGCCCAGCGGATGCTGCAATCCATGTCCAAGGAGCAGCGGGAGGAGCTGATGAACCTCTCCGCCCAGGCGTTCGGCTCGCCGCAACTCATGGCCCAGCTCGGCCAACTCGACGACAACCTGCGCGCCCTGCGCCCCGGCGAGGACTGGACCGGCTCCGAACGCTTCGAGGGCGAGGAGGGGCTCGGCCTGGGCGACGGCACGGGTATGCTGCAGGACCTCGCTGAGCTGGACGAGCTGTCCGAGCAGCTCTCCCAGTCCTACAACGGGTCCAGCCTGGACGACTTGGACCTCGACGCCCTGGCCCGCCAGCTCGGGCAGGATGCCGCCGTCACGGCACGCACCCTTGCGGAGATTGAGCGCGCAATGCACGACGGCGGGTACCTCCAACGCGGGGCGGACGGGGATCTCCGGTTGTCACCGCAGTCCATGCGGCGGCTCGGGCGGGCGCTGCTGCGTGACACCGCCAAGCAGCTTTCCAGCCGGCAGGGGCGCAGGGACACGCGCGTTGCCGGGGCGGCCGGGGAGCAAACGGGCTCCAGCCGCCCGTGGGAGTTCGGTGACGCCGAGCCGTGGGACGTCACGCGGACCATCACCAACGCGATCCGTCGGACGATTGCCGACGGCGGAGACCCGGGCAGCGGACTGCGCCTCGCCGCGGACGACATCGAGGTGGCGGAAACTGAGGCGCGTACCCAGGCTGCCGTGGTCCTGCTCGTGGACGTGTCCTTCTCGATGGCCGCCCAAGGACGCTGGATGCCCATGAAACGCACCGCACTCGCCCTGCACCACCTCATTTCAACGCGCTTCCGCGGCGACCGGCTGCAGCTGATCACGTTCGGCCGCTACGCGCAGACCACGGACATCGGCGAGCTCACCGCCTTGCCGCCCTTCCAGAACAAGGGAACCAATCTGCACCACGGCCTACTGCTGGCGGGCCGGTTCTTCCGCAAGCACCCGTCCATGCAGCCGGTCCTCCTAGTGGTGACCGACGGCGAACCAACCGCGCACCTGCTGGCCGACGGTGAGACCTGGTTCGACTACCCGCCGGACCCGGAGACCATCCGGATTACCGTGGCCGAGCTCGACCGCCTGGGGCGTGCCGGCACCCAGGTCACGTTCTTCCGGCTCGGCGCCGATCCGGGCCTGGAACGGTTCATCCAGCGGATGGCGCGCCGGGTTGGCGGCCGGGTGGTGGCTCCCGAGACCGATGATCTGGGGGCTGCAGTGGTGGGGGAGTACCTCCGCGCCCACTTCCGCGGCGGCCCCTTCGGCGACGCGGACTGGGTCAAATAG
- a CDS encoding phosphotransferase, translating to MAEMPPSMVDVSETVVQCLVRQQRPDLRDLPLARVANGWDNATFRLGHHLAVRLPRRAEAVPLILHEQRYLPGIARCSAVAVPVPVHAGRPTSDFPWPWSIVRWIPGAAAADVDPAERGPAAEGLVAFLLSLHVPAETGVPVNPFRGVPLQIVTRRWWNGSGTASATLRRQYSVPYGRRPAPLMPGMARR from the coding sequence ATGGCGGAAATGCCACCATCCATGGTGGACGTGAGCGAGACGGTCGTCCAGTGCCTTGTCCGGCAGCAGCGTCCCGACCTCCGCGATCTTCCTCTAGCACGGGTTGCGAATGGCTGGGACAACGCGACTTTCCGGCTCGGCCATCACTTGGCCGTCCGGCTGCCGCGCAGGGCGGAGGCCGTGCCGCTGATACTGCATGAGCAGCGCTACCTTCCCGGCATAGCCCGCTGCTCCGCGGTGGCGGTTCCTGTACCCGTCCATGCTGGCCGGCCGACGTCGGACTTTCCGTGGCCGTGGAGCATCGTGCGGTGGATCCCAGGCGCCGCCGCGGCTGACGTCGACCCCGCTGAGCGCGGACCGGCCGCTGAAGGCCTGGTCGCATTCCTCCTGTCGCTCCACGTGCCCGCCGAGACCGGCGTCCCGGTGAATCCTTTCCGCGGTGTACCGCTACAGATCGTGACTCGGCGGTGGTGGAACGGCTCGGGGACCGCGAGCGCTACCCTCAGGCGGCAGTACTCGGTGCCATATGGGCGCAGGCCTGCGCCGCTAATGCCTGGGATGGCCCGGCGATGA
- a CDS encoding phosphotransferase encodes MVERLGDRERYPQAAVLGAIWAQACAANAWDGPAMMLHGDLHPGNILLADDGTLSGVIDFGDVGAGDPAVDLAVAWLMFDAGARQRFIDAFGPAVRGDTWMRARGWALIQSTAMLSNSDDNPRMFAVGEFGIRQVLEG; translated from the coding sequence GTGGTGGAACGGCTCGGGGACCGCGAGCGCTACCCTCAGGCGGCAGTACTCGGTGCCATATGGGCGCAGGCCTGCGCCGCTAATGCCTGGGATGGCCCGGCGATGATGCTCCACGGGGACCTTCACCCGGGCAACATTCTGCTGGCGGACGACGGCACGCTGTCGGGTGTTATCGATTTCGGCGACGTCGGGGCCGGGGACCCGGCTGTCGATCTTGCGGTGGCGTGGCTGATGTTCGACGCCGGCGCCCGCCAGCGCTTCATCGACGCCTTTGGCCCTGCGGTGCGAGGGGACACCTGGATGAGGGCCAGAGGCTGGGCTCTCATCCAGTCCACCGCCATGCTGAGCAACTCCGACGACAACCCGCGGATGTTCGCCGTGGGCGAGTTCGGGATCAGGCAGGTCCTGGAGGGCTGA
- a CDS encoding sigma 54-interacting transcriptional regulator, translating to MSDRPDIFTVGELRASGHVHKDLRREIRDNLLAALAAGTDPWPGMFGFSRTVLPQLERALLAGHDIVLLGERGQGKTRLLRTLAGLLDEWSPVIEESELNEHPYEPITEQSRARVLTEGDRLRVAWRHRSERYVEKLATPDTSVADLIGDIDPMRVAEGRRLGDPETIHYGLVPRSNRGIIAINELPDLAERIQVSMLNVMEERDIQIRGYVLRLPLDVLVVASANPEDYTNRGRIITPLRDRFGAEIRTHYPLELDDEVAVIKQEGQLVAGVPPVILEILARYTRALRQSPAINQTSGVSARFAIAGAETVAAAALRRASVRGEDEAVARIIDLDAAVEVLGGKIEFESGEEGREQEILDHLLRMATAEAVQAHFHGIDMGQLVAALDGHTTVTTGELVTAREFLDNLPSLNGSRLYDDISERLGATNDGQRAAAVELALEGLYLARRIAKESDDEATVYG from the coding sequence GTGAGTGATCGCCCCGATATCTTCACTGTTGGTGAACTGCGTGCCTCCGGCCACGTGCACAAGGACCTGCGCCGCGAAATCCGCGACAACCTGCTCGCCGCGCTCGCCGCCGGCACCGATCCCTGGCCCGGGATGTTCGGTTTCAGCCGGACCGTCCTGCCCCAGCTCGAGCGGGCCCTGCTCGCCGGCCACGACATCGTCCTGCTCGGCGAACGGGGGCAGGGCAAGACCCGGCTGCTGCGCACCCTGGCCGGGCTGCTGGACGAGTGGTCGCCGGTGATCGAGGAATCGGAACTCAACGAACACCCGTACGAACCCATCACCGAGCAATCCCGTGCCCGCGTCCTCACCGAAGGGGACCGGCTGCGGGTGGCCTGGCGCCACCGCTCCGAACGGTACGTCGAAAAGCTCGCGACGCCGGACACCTCCGTCGCCGACCTGATAGGGGACATCGACCCGATGCGCGTGGCCGAAGGCCGCAGGCTTGGCGACCCGGAAACCATCCACTACGGCCTGGTCCCGCGTTCAAACCGCGGAATCATAGCCATCAACGAGCTGCCCGACCTCGCCGAGCGCATCCAGGTTTCGATGCTGAACGTGATGGAGGAACGCGACATCCAGATCCGCGGCTACGTGCTGCGGCTGCCGCTGGACGTCCTCGTGGTCGCGTCCGCCAACCCCGAGGATTACACGAACCGCGGCCGGATCATCACGCCGCTGCGGGACCGCTTCGGCGCCGAGATCCGCACCCACTACCCCCTGGAGCTTGACGACGAGGTGGCCGTCATCAAGCAGGAGGGGCAGCTGGTGGCCGGCGTCCCGCCCGTCATCCTCGAGATCCTGGCCCGCTACACCCGGGCGCTGCGGCAGTCCCCGGCGATCAACCAGACCTCCGGGGTGTCCGCACGCTTCGCCATCGCGGGCGCCGAAACCGTGGCCGCCGCAGCCCTTCGCCGTGCCAGTGTGCGCGGCGAGGACGAGGCCGTGGCCCGGATCATCGACCTGGACGCGGCGGTGGAGGTCCTTGGCGGCAAGATTGAGTTCGAGTCCGGTGAGGAAGGGCGTGAACAGGAGATTTTGGACCATCTCCTGCGCATGGCCACCGCGGAAGCCGTGCAAGCGCACTTTCATGGCATCGACATGGGGCAGCTTGTGGCCGCGCTCGACGGCCACACCACGGTGACCACCGGGGAACTGGTCACCGCGCGGGAGTTCCTGGACAACCTCCCGTCGCTCAACGGCTCCCGCCTCTACGACGACATCAGTGAGCGCCTGGGGGCGACGAACGACGGGCAGCGAGCCGCCGCCGTCGAACTGGCCTTGGAAGGCCTCTACCTCGCACGGCGGATCGCCAAGGAGTCCGACGACGAGGCGACGGTTTACGGCTAG
- a CDS encoding aldehyde dehydrogenase family protein — MTYATPLRDVPHTKKTETASTLFINGAWEAAASGAVREIRNPADGELVATVSEAGREDAERAIAAARAAFDSGTWSNVPAPERGTFLLKVAAGLRERREKFARAESLDTGKRMVESRIDMDDIAACFEYFGRLAGQQAGRMVDAGNPAVVSKIVYEPVGVCGLITPWNYPLLQAAWKIAPALAAGCTFVLKPSELTPSTAILAMQLLQDLGLPDGVANLVTGPGAEAGAPLSEHPAVDLVSFTGGLETGKRIAAAAAGTVKKVALELGGKNPNVVFADADFDAAVDNALNGAFVHSGQVCSAGARLVVEESIAERFVDELVRRARDVRLGGPFDEAAETGPLISAAHRDKVHAYVQRGIQEGARLRTGGAAPQGEKYDGGFYYQPTILDRVERGMSVVIDEAFGPVVTVETFRTEDEAVATANDTIYGLAGAVWTQDAGKAQRVASRLRHGTVWINDYHPYLPQAEWGGFGQSGVGRELGPTGLAEYQEAKHIYQNTSPQVTGWFADRGKEN, encoded by the coding sequence ATGACTTACGCCACACCCCTTCGGGACGTCCCCCACACCAAAAAAACTGAAACAGCATCCACCCTGTTCATCAACGGCGCTTGGGAGGCAGCCGCCTCGGGCGCTGTCCGCGAAATCCGAAACCCCGCCGACGGCGAACTGGTGGCCACGGTGTCGGAGGCCGGCCGGGAGGATGCGGAACGCGCCATTGCCGCAGCCCGTGCAGCCTTCGACTCCGGAACCTGGTCGAACGTCCCGGCCCCCGAGCGCGGCACCTTCCTCCTGAAAGTCGCCGCCGGACTGCGCGAACGCCGGGAAAAGTTCGCCCGCGCCGAGTCGCTGGACACCGGCAAGCGCATGGTCGAAAGCCGCATCGACATGGACGACATTGCCGCCTGCTTCGAGTACTTCGGCAGGCTCGCCGGGCAACAGGCGGGCCGCATGGTCGACGCCGGGAACCCCGCCGTCGTCAGCAAAATCGTCTACGAACCCGTAGGCGTCTGCGGCCTGATCACGCCGTGGAACTACCCCCTGCTCCAGGCGGCGTGGAAGATCGCGCCCGCACTGGCCGCCGGCTGCACGTTCGTCCTCAAGCCCTCCGAGCTGACCCCGTCCACAGCCATCCTGGCCATGCAACTGCTGCAGGACCTCGGCCTGCCGGACGGCGTCGCCAACCTCGTGACCGGCCCCGGCGCGGAAGCGGGCGCACCGCTCTCGGAACACCCCGCCGTCGACCTCGTGTCCTTCACGGGCGGGCTGGAAACCGGCAAGCGCATCGCGGCGGCCGCCGCCGGCACCGTCAAGAAGGTGGCCCTGGAGCTTGGCGGCAAGAACCCCAACGTGGTGTTCGCGGACGCGGACTTCGACGCCGCCGTCGACAATGCCCTGAACGGCGCGTTCGTCCACTCCGGGCAGGTCTGCTCCGCCGGGGCGCGGCTGGTGGTGGAGGAATCGATCGCCGAACGCTTCGTGGACGAGCTGGTCCGGCGTGCCCGGGACGTCCGGCTCGGCGGGCCATTCGATGAGGCTGCGGAAACCGGGCCGCTGATTTCGGCGGCCCACCGCGACAAAGTCCACGCCTACGTCCAGCGCGGCATCCAGGAGGGTGCTCGGCTGCGGACCGGCGGCGCGGCGCCGCAAGGAGAAAAGTACGACGGCGGATTCTATTACCAGCCCACCATCCTGGACCGTGTCGAAAGAGGCATGTCCGTGGTCATCGACGAGGCGTTCGGCCCGGTGGTGACGGTGGAAACGTTCCGCACCGAGGACGAAGCGGTAGCTACCGCCAACGACACCATCTATGGCCTGGCCGGCGCAGTCTGGACCCAGGATGCCGGCAAGGCGCAGCGCGTCGCATCCCGGCTGCGGCACGGCACGGTCTGGATCAACGACTACCACCCCTACCTCCCCCAGGCCGAGTGGGGCGGCTTCGGCCAGTCCGGCGTCGGCCGCGAGCTGGGCCCCACAGGGCTGGCCGAATACCAGGAAGCCAAGCACATCTACCAGAACACCAGCCCGCAGGTGACCGGCTGGTTCGCCGACCGCGGCAAGGAGAACTAG
- a CDS encoding M20/M25/M40 family metallo-hydrolase, producing the protein MNAKIKGPRAEFTPAHQIIDAGGDAALEEVRRALRMPSFSDTGEGIGAAAEYFSALLGRVCPDAAIVPTAGYPVVLGTARSSMPSAPTLIVYGLYDVTPTMAHEWTVDPLAAEVIDARDLGLLPHLGPVVAGRGANNHKGPVIAAILAVEAMQQAGVELPVNLIFVIEGEEEIGSPSLPGFVEEHRELLLSADGIWLPCMQQNSSGVMTVRRGFKGCVFAQITCRGGAWGGPADGRHIWAGNSAWIDAPMMQLVRALGTMYDDEQRVTIDGIGAVAEAASLQFADDIAKVSAGFRENPAWSANMLGNLHVERALAGKDIADHVENYMTGVNMNIQGITGGYQGPTFYTSLPGEASARVDFRFPPGLTPEEFVQALRGHLDRRGFGHVDIDIPRGYAGAPSMPDDHDVLLDAGIVTAARYGVETAVWPIANNCCPASLFTALGKQIPFSVAGLGHGDRAHAADEYFTVGSVEKLMHFTVDYLGDFADAATRRSVTD; encoded by the coding sequence ATGAATGCAAAAATCAAAGGTCCACGTGCGGAGTTCACTCCGGCCCATCAGATCATCGACGCCGGAGGCGATGCGGCGTTGGAGGAGGTTCGCCGCGCGTTGCGTATGCCTTCATTCAGCGACACCGGTGAGGGGATCGGAGCTGCTGCGGAGTATTTTTCCGCACTGCTGGGCCGTGTGTGCCCTGACGCCGCGATCGTTCCCACGGCAGGCTATCCGGTCGTTTTGGGGACGGCCCGGTCATCTATGCCGTCGGCTCCCACCTTGATTGTGTATGGACTATACGATGTGACGCCGACAATGGCGCACGAGTGGACGGTGGACCCGCTGGCAGCTGAGGTTATTGATGCCCGCGATCTAGGACTGTTGCCCCACCTTGGCCCGGTGGTGGCCGGCAGGGGTGCCAATAATCACAAGGGACCTGTGATCGCCGCGATTCTCGCGGTCGAGGCCATGCAGCAGGCCGGTGTGGAGTTGCCGGTCAACCTGATCTTCGTGATCGAAGGAGAAGAGGAGATCGGCAGCCCGAGCTTGCCGGGATTTGTGGAGGAACACCGGGAGCTGCTGCTGAGTGCCGACGGCATCTGGCTGCCCTGCATGCAGCAGAATTCCTCGGGCGTCATGACGGTCCGCCGTGGGTTTAAGGGGTGTGTGTTTGCACAGATTACTTGCCGTGGCGGTGCATGGGGCGGTCCTGCCGATGGGCGGCATATCTGGGCTGGGAATTCGGCGTGGATCGACGCGCCCATGATGCAGCTGGTGCGGGCCCTGGGCACGATGTACGACGATGAGCAACGGGTCACCATCGATGGGATAGGAGCTGTCGCGGAGGCGGCCTCGCTGCAGTTCGCCGACGATATCGCCAAGGTATCGGCCGGTTTCCGTGAGAATCCAGCATGGTCGGCAAATATGCTGGGCAACCTGCACGTTGAACGGGCGCTGGCCGGTAAAGACATTGCGGACCATGTGGAAAATTACATGACCGGTGTCAATATGAACATCCAGGGTATTACCGGGGGCTACCAGGGTCCGACGTTCTATACCTCGCTCCCCGGGGAAGCCAGCGCTAGAGTTGATTTCCGGTTTCCGCCCGGGTTGACTCCAGAGGAGTTTGTCCAGGCCCTGCGCGGGCATCTGGACCGGCGAGGCTTCGGCCACGTGGACATTGACATTCCGCGCGGTTATGCCGGTGCGCCGTCGATGCCCGATGACCATGATGTCCTGCTGGATGCGGGGATCGTCACGGCCGCCCGATACGGGGTGGAGACGGCGGTGTGGCCGATCGCGAACAACTGCTGCCCGGCCTCGCTCTTCACCGCTTTGGGCAAGCAGATCCCGTTCAGTGTGGCAGGACTCGGCCATGGCGATCGGGCCCATGCCGCTGACGAGTATTTCACGGTGGGTTCTGTGGAGAAGCTGATGCACTTCACCGTCGACTATCTTGGCGACTTTGCCGATGCGGCGACCCGGAGGTCGGTGACGGACTGA
- a CDS encoding GMC family oxidoreductase, whose translation MHYDTIGDATERGFDYIVIGGGSAGAAVAARLSEDPDVTVALVEAGPDDRNLPEILQLDRWMELLESGYDWDYPVEPQENGNSFMRHARAKVMGGCSSHNSCIAFWAPREDLDEWESKHGATGWNADAAWRLYKRLETNEDAGPDAPHHGDSGPVHLMNVPPADPAGVAFLDACEQTGIPRAKFNTGTTVTNGANFFQINRRADGTRASSSVSYIHPIIDRENFTLLTGLRARQLVFDADKRCTGVDVVDSAFGRTHRLSAHREVILSTGAIDSPKLLMLSGIGPAAHLAQHGIEVLVDSPGVGENLQDHPEGVVQFEARQPMVQTSTQWWEIGIFTRTEEGLDRPDLMMHYGSVPFDMNTLRYGYPTTENGFSLTPNVTHARSRGTVRLRSRDFRDKPMVDPRYFTDPDGHDMRVMVAGIRKAREIAAQPAMAEWTGRELSPGVEAQTDEELRDYIRKTHNTVYHPVGTVRMGPADDGMSPLDPELRVKGVTGLRVADASVMPEHVTVNPNITVMMIGERCADLIRAGHTDGAAREGVELSPSFA comes from the coding sequence ATGCACTACGACACCATCGGCGACGCCACCGAGCGCGGGTTCGACTACATCGTCATCGGCGGCGGATCCGCAGGGGCCGCCGTCGCCGCCCGGCTGAGCGAGGATCCGGACGTCACCGTGGCCCTCGTGGAGGCCGGCCCGGATGACCGCAACCTGCCCGAAATCCTGCAGCTGGACCGCTGGATGGAACTGCTCGAATCCGGCTACGACTGGGACTACCCGGTGGAACCGCAGGAAAACGGCAACTCCTTCATGCGCCACGCCCGTGCCAAGGTGATGGGCGGCTGCTCGAGCCACAACTCCTGCATCGCCTTCTGGGCACCCCGCGAGGACTTGGACGAGTGGGAGTCCAAGCACGGCGCCACCGGCTGGAACGCCGATGCCGCCTGGCGCCTCTACAAGCGGCTGGAAACCAACGAGGACGCCGGCCCGGACGCACCCCACCACGGGGACTCAGGACCCGTGCACCTGATGAACGTGCCCCCGGCGGACCCTGCCGGCGTCGCGTTTTTGGACGCCTGCGAACAGACGGGCATTCCCCGTGCGAAGTTCAACACCGGCACCACCGTGACCAACGGGGCCAACTTCTTCCAGATCAACCGTCGCGCGGACGGCACCCGGGCCTCCAGCTCGGTCTCCTACATCCATCCCATCATCGACCGCGAAAACTTCACCCTGCTGACAGGCCTCCGCGCCCGCCAGCTGGTGTTCGACGCGGACAAGCGCTGCACCGGCGTGGACGTGGTGGACTCCGCCTTCGGCCGGACCCACCGGCTCTCCGCCCACCGCGAGGTCATCCTGTCCACCGGCGCCATCGACTCCCCCAAGCTGCTGATGCTCTCCGGCATCGGCCCGGCAGCCCACCTGGCTCAGCACGGCATCGAGGTGCTGGTGGACTCCCCCGGCGTGGGCGAAAACCTGCAGGACCACCCCGAAGGCGTGGTCCAGTTCGAGGCCAGGCAGCCCATGGTGCAGACCTCCACCCAGTGGTGGGAGATCGGCATCTTCACCCGCACCGAGGAGGGCCTGGACCGCCCGGACCTGATGATGCACTACGGTTCCGTCCCGTTCGACATGAACACCCTGCGGTACGGCTACCCCACCACGGAGAACGGCTTTTCCCTCACCCCGAACGTCACGCACGCCCGCTCCCGCGGCACCGTCCGGCTGCGCAGCCGCGATTTCCGCGACAAGCCCATGGTGGATCCGCGCTATTTCACGGATCCCGACGGCCACGACATGCGGGTCATGGTGGCCGGCATCCGCAAGGCGCGCGAAATCGCCGCCCAGCCCGCCATGGCCGAATGGACCGGCCGCGAGCTATCGCCCGGCGTCGAGGCGCAGACGGACGAGGAGCTGCGGGACTACATCCGCAAGACCCACAACACCGTGTACCACCCGGTGGGTACGGTCCGGATGGGGCCTGCTGACGACGGGATGTCACCGTTGGATCCCGAGCTGCGGGTCAAGGGCGTCACCGGCCTGCGCGTGGCGGATGCCTCCGTGATGCCTGAACACGTCACCGTCAATCCCAACATCACCGTCATGATGATCGGCGAGCGCTGCGCCGACCTCATCCGCGCCGGCCACACCGATGGCGCTGCAAGGGAAGGGGTGGAGCTCAGCCCGTCCTTCGCCTGA